Proteins from a genomic interval of Fluviispira vulneris:
- the oppB gene encoding oligopeptide ABC transporter permease OppB, translating to MVSYTIKRFFGALPTLLVVVTLSFFLMRLAPGGPFSGERVLTPAVQANLDAKYHLNDPIFIQYLDYIWSLMKGDFGPSFKYPDWTVNQLIAQGFPVSVWLGGWAILIAVLIGIAIGSLAAFKQNTWIDYMATGMSMTGISIPSFVTAPMMTLLFAVILHWLPAGGWNDGALTSMILPVTALALPQIAIISRIMRGSMIEVLKSNYIRTAKAKGIPNRVIIFRHAIRPAILPVVSYLGPATAGIITGSVVIEQIFSLPGLGSYITKGALNRDYTLVLGTVILFAAIIIAFNFIVDVLYAVIDPKIKY from the coding sequence ATGGTTTCATATACTATAAAAAGATTTTTTGGTGCTTTACCGACTCTTCTTGTCGTAGTCACTCTTTCCTTTTTCCTTATGCGCCTTGCCCCCGGTGGACCTTTTTCAGGTGAAAGAGTTCTAACACCTGCGGTGCAAGCAAATCTCGATGCAAAATATCATTTAAACGATCCCATTTTTATTCAATATTTAGATTATATTTGGTCGTTGATGAAAGGTGACTTTGGCCCATCCTTTAAATATCCAGATTGGACTGTGAATCAGCTGATTGCTCAAGGTTTTCCTGTTTCTGTGTGGTTAGGTGGCTGGGCAATTTTGATAGCTGTTCTTATTGGAATTGCTATTGGTTCGCTAGCTGCTTTTAAACAAAATACATGGATCGATTACATGGCAACAGGAATGTCTATGACTGGAATTTCCATTCCTTCTTTTGTTACCGCACCAATGATGACACTTTTATTTGCTGTTATCTTGCATTGGCTGCCCGCAGGCGGTTGGAATGATGGCGCATTGACCAGTATGATATTGCCTGTGACAGCGCTTGCACTTCCACAAATCGCCATTATCAGCAGAATTATGCGTGGAAGTATGATTGAAGTATTAAAAAGCAATTATATTCGTACTGCAAAAGCTAAAGGGATTCCCAATCGTGTCATAATTTTTAGACATGCTATTCGCCCAGCAATTCTCCCCGTCGTTTCCTATTTAGGACCTGCTACCGCGGGCATTATCACAGGTTCAGTGGTGATTGAGCAAATTTTCAGTCTGCCAGGACTTGGAAGTTATATTACGAAAGGTGCATTAAATCGAGATTACACGTTGGTATTAGGTACCGTTATCCTATTTGCTGCAATCATTATTGCATTTAATTTTATTGTTGATGTACTTTACGCTGTTATAGATCCAAAAATTAAATATTAA
- the oppC gene encoding oligopeptide ABC transporter permease OppC produces MSVIPTTAGLNKKALTMQALNTNLEVKGRSLWKDAFNRLSKNKASVVSLIILFLIALAVIFAPYLSHYQMADTDWDSIGLPPNFSTLHFFGTDDLGRDVFARTLYGGRMSLMIGIISSVVSIVIGIAYGATSGYIGGKTDDIMMRIVDIIYSLPFMFFVILLMTFFGRNIFLIFVAIGAVNWLDMARIVRGQTLSLKSKEFIEAAHAGGVSSPIIIFRHIVPNILGIVIVYVTLTIPQVILTESFLSFLGLGVQEPATSWGVLINDGAQNVTVAWWRLVFPASFLVVTLFCFNFIGDGLRDALDPKDR; encoded by the coding sequence ATGTCAGTCATACCAACAACCGCAGGATTAAATAAAAAAGCTCTCACGATGCAAGCTCTCAATACAAATTTAGAAGTAAAAGGGCGTAGCCTCTGGAAAGATGCATTCAATCGACTAAGTAAAAATAAAGCGTCGGTTGTCAGTCTTATTATTTTATTTTTGATCGCATTAGCCGTTATTTTTGCACCTTATTTATCGCATTATCAAATGGCAGATACAGATTGGGATTCCATTGGGCTTCCCCCAAACTTTTCCACTCTGCATTTTTTTGGCACCGATGATCTCGGCCGCGATGTCTTTGCCCGTACCCTTTACGGTGGAAGAATGTCGCTTATGATCGGGATTATTTCAAGCGTAGTGAGTATTGTAATTGGGATTGCTTATGGCGCAACATCTGGATATATCGGTGGTAAAACCGATGATATTATGATGCGCATAGTAGATATTATATATTCTCTACCCTTTATGTTTTTCGTAATTCTTTTAATGACCTTTTTTGGTCGTAATATATTTTTAATATTTGTTGCAATTGGTGCTGTAAATTGGCTTGATATGGCACGTATAGTACGTGGACAAACATTAAGCTTAAAAAGTAAAGAATTTATAGAGGCAGCCCATGCAGGTGGAGTGAGTTCCCCCATCATAATTTTCCGTCATATTGTTCCAAATATTTTAGGCATCGTTATTGTCTATGTTACTTTAACCATTCCACAAGTCATTCTCACTGAATCTTTTCTCTCCTTTCTTGGCTTAGGCGTGCAAGAACCAGCGACAAGCTGGGGAGTTCTAATCAATGATGGAGCGCAAAACGTGACAGTCGCTTGGTGGCGATTGGTGTTTCCTGCTTCATTTTTAGTTGTTACTTTATTTTGTTTTAACTTTATTGGGGATGGATTACGCGATGCACTCGATCCAAAAGATCGCTAA
- a CDS encoding oligopeptide/dipeptide ABC transporter ATP-binding protein encodes MSLLSVHNLSIAFSTNDGVVNAVNGISLSLNKGEALGIVGESGSGKSQLVLGIMGLLAQNGKTFGSVKFHDKELIGLKQNELNKIRGDKISMIFQDPMTSLNPYLRISKQMTEVLMLHKNLSYADAKKESINMLDMVRIPEAKNRIDMYPHEFSGGMRQRVMIAMSLLCKPDLLIADEPTTALDVTVQAQIVNLLQDLKKDLDTAIILITHDLGVVAGICNNVMVMYAGRTMEYGSVDNIFYNPQHPYTQGLLRSIPRLTDETYTDLPTIPGNPPSLLNLPIGCPFQERCEYATDKCSIKPPPLVTLSHDRKKACYRENAQ; translated from the coding sequence ATGTCTTTGCTCAGTGTTCATAATTTAAGTATTGCGTTTTCAACCAATGATGGAGTTGTAAATGCTGTAAATGGAATAAGCCTGTCTTTAAATAAAGGAGAGGCGCTTGGTATTGTGGGAGAATCCGGCTCAGGAAAAAGTCAACTTGTTCTTGGTATAATGGGATTACTTGCACAAAATGGTAAGACTTTTGGCAGTGTAAAATTTCATGATAAGGAATTGATAGGTCTGAAGCAAAATGAATTAAATAAAATTCGTGGCGATAAAATATCAATGATCTTCCAAGATCCGATGACATCTCTCAATCCCTATTTGCGCATTTCAAAGCAGATGACAGAAGTGCTTATGCTGCATAAAAATTTAAGCTATGCAGACGCCAAAAAAGAATCTATCAATATGCTCGACATGGTGCGTATTCCTGAAGCAAAGAATAGAATTGATATGTACCCCCATGAGTTCTCTGGTGGCATGCGGCAGAGAGTCATGATTGCTATGAGTCTTTTATGCAAACCGGACCTTCTTATTGCTGATGAACCCACCACTGCACTTGACGTAACCGTACAAGCTCAAATTGTTAACTTATTACAGGATCTCAAAAAAGATCTCGACACAGCGATTATTTTAATCACCCATGATTTAGGTGTTGTTGCTGGTATTTGCAATAATGTCATGGTTATGTATGCAGGCCGTACCATGGAATACGGTTCTGTAGATAATATATTTTACAATCCTCAGCATCCTTATACACAAGGTTTACTACGTTCTATTCCTCGTTTGACTGACGAAACTTATACTGATTTACCAACGATTCCTGGCAATCCTCCCAGTTTACTTAATTTACCAATTGGCTGTCCTTTTCAAGAGCGCTGTGAATATGCAACAGATAAATGTTCCATAAAACCACCGCCTTTAGTTACTTTAAGTCATGATCGTAAAAAAGCATGCTATAGGGAGAATGCGCAATGA
- the oppF gene encoding murein tripeptide/oligopeptide ABC transporter ATP binding protein OppF, with translation MNQPILSVKNLKVHFPISKKGTFFQKVNLKAVDGVTLEVYKGETLGVVGESGCGKSTLARAIMRLLPSTEGTITLLGKNLLALNKTQLRNARKDIQMIFQDPLASLNPRMTAGQIIAEPLRTFFPQLTNNEVKEKVANMMSLVGLIPEHINKYPHEFSGGQCQRIGIARALILEPKIIVCDEPVSALDVSIQAQIVNLLKKLQRELGLTLIFIAHDLSVVKHISDRILVMYLGRPVEIGTREQIYKNPKHPYTIALLSAVPIPDPELERKKVVQILQGDLPSPINPPSGCRFRTRCPLAEKKCSEIEPELKSSISGAQVSCLKVN, from the coding sequence ATGAATCAACCCATATTGAGTGTTAAAAATTTAAAAGTTCATTTCCCTATTTCTAAAAAAGGAACTTTTTTTCAAAAAGTAAATTTAAAAGCTGTCGATGGTGTTACTTTAGAAGTGTATAAGGGAGAAACACTTGGGGTCGTTGGGGAGTCTGGTTGTGGTAAATCAACTCTGGCTAGAGCCATCATGCGTTTGTTACCTTCAACTGAAGGTACTATAACTCTATTAGGCAAAAATTTATTAGCGCTGAATAAAACACAATTACGCAATGCACGTAAAGACATACAAATGATCTTTCAAGATCCTCTTGCATCACTTAACCCACGTATGACAGCTGGACAAATAATTGCAGAACCGCTTAGAACTTTTTTTCCTCAGTTAACAAACAATGAGGTCAAAGAAAAAGTTGCCAATATGATGAGTCTCGTAGGACTTATACCTGAACATATTAACAAATATCCACATGAATTTTCCGGAGGTCAGTGCCAACGAATTGGTATTGCCAGAGCGCTTATTTTGGAACCCAAAATCATTGTCTGTGATGAACCCGTGAGTGCTCTCGATGTTTCTATTCAAGCGCAAATTGTTAACTTACTTAAAAAACTTCAACGCGAACTTGGTCTCACTCTTATATTTATTGCCCATGATTTAAGTGTAGTTAAACATATTAGTGATCGTATTTTAGTAATGTATTTAGGCCGTCCTGTCGAAATTGGCACGCGTGAACAGATTTATAAAAATCCAAAACACCCTTACACGATTGCCCTTTTATCAGCTGTCCCTATACCAGATCCTGAGCTCGAAAGAAAAAAGGTTGTGCAGATCCTTCAGGGAGATCTCCCTTCTCCGATCAACCCTCCGAGTGGATGCCGCTTCCGGACACGCTGTCCTTTGGCTGAAAAAAAATGTTCTGAAATAGAGCCAGAACTCAAATCATCCATTAGTGGCGCACAAGTCAGTTGTTTAAAGGTAAATTAA
- a CDS encoding leucine-rich repeat domain-containing protein gives MKKENRSRMVYLLPFFCLSNMTYAQQLNQYYLTSTESIQENKISLKKYDSNIYLVKDADGLFKAKSALTINGLSTTGGVTGELSELQNFEIQIDSSQIANIEDYNTNFKINSSNDSHEMCKKINFKFQSNSIVSEINNLNLTTATSCQYNIVDIDDKKISEFTVLLNYTFRDWCSYFDSSNEAFKTARAISQTCDLQKVTKSSLNLYGLKISDLSPITGFVNLRTLNLDNNNISYLPHGIFDKLSNLNWLILGNNYLRTIPKDAFRNLSNLETIWLMENRISNLPLGTFDHSPNLSWISLYNNELSYLDPELFKNVTNLQSIELSNNNFTFFPLNLSHFKELISFEINDNFIREIPENAFDENTKLVNLGFSGNNIKVLPSGIFSKLPNLVFLNVSGNNLNFLSKGLFDQLISLESLNISQNPLQCLPKDIFKYNTKIENRSEQSTINYCVEE, from the coding sequence GTGAAAAAAGAAAATCGTAGTCGTATGGTTTATTTACTTCCATTTTTTTGCCTTTCAAATATGACTTATGCTCAGCAATTAAACCAATACTATTTAACTTCCACTGAAAGCATTCAAGAAAACAAGATTTCACTAAAAAAATATGACAGTAATATTTATCTTGTTAAAGATGCTGATGGACTTTTTAAAGCAAAATCTGCTTTAACTATCAACGGACTTTCTACCACAGGAGGTGTTACAGGTGAGTTGAGTGAATTGCAAAATTTTGAAATCCAAATTGACTCTTCACAAATTGCAAACATTGAAGATTATAATACAAACTTTAAAATAAATAGCTCAAATGATTCCCATGAAATGTGCAAGAAAATTAACTTTAAATTCCAAAGTAATAGCATAGTTTCGGAAATCAATAATTTGAACTTAACCACAGCAACGAGCTGTCAATATAATATCGTTGACATAGATGATAAAAAAATCTCGGAATTTACAGTTCTTTTAAACTATACTTTTAGAGATTGGTGTTCTTATTTTGACAGCTCAAATGAAGCTTTCAAAACAGCACGCGCTATTTCACAAACTTGTGACTTGCAAAAAGTTACAAAGAGCAGCTTAAATTTATATGGCTTAAAAATATCTGATTTAAGTCCTATCACTGGCTTTGTAAATTTACGCACTCTCAATTTAGACAATAATAATATATCTTATTTACCACATGGAATATTTGATAAATTGAGCAACTTAAACTGGCTTATACTTGGAAATAATTATCTTAGAACTATTCCAAAGGATGCATTTCGCAATCTGAGTAATCTCGAAACGATTTGGCTTATGGAAAACAGAATTTCAAATTTACCTCTAGGTACATTTGATCACAGTCCAAATTTGAGTTGGATTTCTCTATACAATAACGAACTCAGTTATTTAGATCCTGAATTATTTAAAAACGTAACTAATCTTCAATCGATAGAATTATCAAATAACAATTTTACTTTTTTCCCATTAAATTTAAGTCATTTTAAAGAACTTATCAGCTTTGAAATAAATGACAATTTTATTCGAGAAATCCCTGAAAATGCATTCGATGAGAATACCAAACTTGTTAATTTAGGATTCTCTGGCAATAATATAAAAGTTTTACCATCAGGAATTTTTTCAAAATTACCAAATTTAGTTTTTCTCAATGTAAGTGGCAATAATTTAAACTTCTTATCCAAAGGTCTATTTGATCAGCTCATTTCCTTAGAAAGTTTAAATATATCCCAAAATCCTTTACAATGTCTGCCAAAAGATATTTTTAAATATAATACAAAAATAGAAAATAGATCAGAACAAAGTACAATCAATTATTGCGTTGAGGAATGA
- the metE gene encoding 5-methyltetrahydropteroyltriglutamate--homocysteine S-methyltransferase — MSDICTHILGYPRIGGQRELKKAVESYWKRELTALQLEEIEKKIKENNWKIQSEAGLSYVTVGDFANYDHVLDTSILLGNIPERFIDKNVDINLNTVFCMARGQAPLYKSTRACEMTKWFNTNYHYIVPEFIKGQEFKISLNSLFDQIDHANSLGYKIKPVLIGPLTYLWLGKAIDKDFNKLDLLGNLTQAYNEIFQQLSLKNIEWLQLDEPILSLEISAEWKNAFSTSYKKLDFKNFKILLTTYFSSVEENLDLINKLPIHGLHVDLCSAPQQLKAILKNFSNDKILSLGIINGRNIWKADILKITNELQEAKKIFGQKLWLASSCSLLHSPVDLEQENKLDSEIKNWLAFAKQKVGEIKLCADILSNNLSDKGKIKLNEINEALKGRSVSKRVHNEEVKKRISQISLSDSERKSKYSERALKQREILKLPLFPTTTIGSFPQTQDIRSIRQKLKNGKIDLETYTQEIRIHILETITKQETLNIDVLVHGEAERNDMVEYFGELLEGFVFTSHGWVQSYGSRCVKPPIIFGDVSRPKPMTTEWAKYSQSLTKRPVKGMLTGPVTILSWSFVRDDQPAQETALQIAFALRDEVNDLENAGIKIIQIDEPAFREALPLKKSEWQEYLNWAVNCFRVSSSGVKDSTQIHTHMCYSEFNDIIKSIADLDADVITIECSRSNMELLEAFENYSYPNEIGPGVYDIHSPRIPEKSDIKNLLENALKYIPADRLWINPDCGLKTRNWPEVEIALKNMTEAAKDLRKKYEAI; from the coding sequence ATGAGTGATATTTGTACGCATATTTTAGGATACCCAAGAATTGGCGGTCAACGTGAATTAAAAAAAGCGGTCGAATCTTATTGGAAACGTGAATTAACTGCACTGCAATTAGAAGAGATTGAAAAAAAAATAAAAGAAAATAATTGGAAAATTCAGAGTGAAGCAGGCTTGAGTTATGTAACTGTAGGTGATTTTGCCAACTATGACCACGTCCTTGATACCAGTATATTATTGGGTAATATTCCAGAACGTTTCATCGATAAAAATGTTGATATAAACTTAAATACAGTTTTTTGCATGGCACGTGGGCAAGCTCCACTTTATAAGAGCACCAGAGCTTGCGAAATGACAAAGTGGTTTAATACTAACTATCACTATATAGTGCCTGAGTTTATTAAAGGCCAAGAATTTAAAATTTCTTTAAATTCACTGTTTGATCAGATTGATCACGCAAATTCACTTGGCTACAAAATAAAGCCAGTTTTAATTGGCCCACTTACATATTTATGGCTTGGTAAAGCAATTGATAAGGATTTTAATAAACTTGATCTTTTAGGCAACTTAACCCAAGCTTACAATGAAATTTTTCAACAACTATCTCTTAAAAATATCGAATGGCTTCAGTTAGATGAACCTATTTTATCTTTAGAAATTTCGGCTGAATGGAAAAATGCCTTTTCAACTTCATATAAAAAATTAGACTTTAAAAATTTCAAAATTCTGTTGACGACCTATTTCTCATCAGTTGAAGAAAATCTCGATCTAATAAACAAATTACCTATTCATGGTCTCCACGTGGATCTTTGCTCAGCACCACAACAATTGAAAGCTATTTTAAAAAATTTTTCCAATGATAAAATTCTTTCACTTGGAATTATAAATGGAAGAAATATTTGGAAAGCAGATATTCTAAAAATCACAAATGAGCTGCAAGAAGCTAAGAAAATTTTTGGGCAAAAATTATGGCTTGCAAGCAGTTGTTCCCTTTTGCACAGCCCTGTTGATCTTGAACAAGAAAATAAGCTTGATAGCGAAATTAAAAATTGGCTTGCATTTGCAAAACAAAAAGTTGGCGAAATAAAACTCTGCGCAGATATCTTAAGTAACAACTTATCAGATAAAGGTAAAATAAAACTTAACGAGATAAATGAAGCATTAAAAGGCAGAAGTGTTTCAAAAAGAGTGCACAATGAAGAAGTTAAAAAAAGAATATCACAAATTTCGTTAAGTGATTCTGAAAGAAAAAGCAAATATAGTGAACGTGCTCTAAAGCAACGAGAGATTCTTAAATTACCACTATTCCCGACAACGACAATTGGCTCCTTTCCTCAAACACAAGATATTCGTTCTATTAGGCAGAAACTTAAAAACGGTAAAATAGATCTTGAAACCTATACCCAAGAAATCCGTATTCATATTTTAGAAACAATAACGAAACAAGAAACCCTAAATATAGATGTTCTCGTGCATGGGGAAGCCGAGCGCAATGATATGGTCGAATATTTTGGGGAACTTTTAGAAGGATTCGTATTTACTTCACACGGCTGGGTGCAAAGTTATGGATCCCGCTGTGTAAAACCACCTATTATTTTTGGAGATGTTTCCCGCCCAAAACCAATGACAACAGAATGGGCAAAATACTCTCAATCATTAACAAAACGACCAGTTAAAGGAATGCTCACAGGTCCTGTTACCATTCTCTCATGGTCATTTGTACGTGACGATCAACCTGCGCAAGAAACAGCATTGCAAATTGCTTTCGCTTTGCGAGATGAAGTAAATGATTTAGAAAATGCTGGAATAAAAATTATCCAAATCGATGAGCCAGCCTTTCGTGAAGCCCTACCATTAAAAAAATCAGAATGGCAAGAGTATTTAAATTGGGCCGTCAATTGCTTCCGTGTGTCTTCTTCAGGAGTAAAAGATTCCACACAAATTCACACACATATGTGTTACTCAGAGTTCAATGATATTATTAAATCCATTGCTGACTTAGATGCCGATGTTATAACAATTGAATGCTCACGTTCAAATATGGAACTATTAGAAGCCTTTGAAAATTATTCATACCCTAATGAAATTGGACCAGGAGTTTATGATATACATTCTCCACGCATACCAGAGAAAAGTGATATAAAAAATCTCCTTGAAAATGCTTTAAAATATATTCCAGCTGATAGACTTTGGATAAATCCTGACTGTGGGTTAAAGACTCGAAATTGGCCTGAAGTGGAAATTGCTTTAAAGAATATGACAGAAGCTGCAAAAGATCTCAGAAAAAAATACGAAGCAATTTGA
- a CDS encoding MFS transporter produces the protein MEYLKSLLTKKNYFLIFMHYFISQIPFIGIVSTLAIILTKRNLDPSQIAIVIFLFTSSYRALKVIIAPYLDQLAAEKGIVIGCLFAAFGFLSFAISDNYYLIILSLLLTGLGISINSISSKVFTIESSEKADNKSEIFSIIITSVNIAGAIAQPFALNMLDRNYEKTILVSYAIFYIIPIIIFCYLFKKKDISVSSKKTAPLSTGFHTYLHFLKNKSFLLFVLINILIWSLYGQLYNAFSLHIGVKLNNKMLLGNYYVAMSVLIIAFQLIITNLTHKIDKGDPTKNLYRSAIAFAISFILIYFNSINILFVIAIIITFSLAEILFGPSLEVFAIQVCGHENRNVWISLVTISTALGESLGGGLGIKIYSLFGNYNTYWLYVAIYSFLVALFIFCVRYFIGSVPSIQTKNNNPLELAFDKIGNKEN, from the coding sequence ATGGAATATCTAAAGAGTTTATTAACGAAAAAAAACTATTTTTTAATATTTATGCACTATTTTATATCACAAATCCCTTTTATAGGAATTGTGTCAACACTCGCTATTATATTGACGAAACGCAATTTAGACCCGTCGCAAATTGCAATTGTGATTTTTCTTTTCACCAGTTCCTATCGAGCTTTAAAGGTCATAATTGCACCCTACTTGGATCAATTGGCCGCAGAAAAAGGGATCGTCATTGGATGTCTGTTTGCAGCCTTTGGTTTTCTAAGCTTTGCAATTTCGGATAATTATTATTTGATCATCCTCTCTCTTCTGCTTACTGGGCTTGGCATCTCAATTAATAGTATTTCGAGCAAGGTTTTCACTATAGAAAGTTCCGAAAAAGCTGATAACAAAAGTGAAATATTTTCTATAATAATCACATCTGTCAATATTGCAGGTGCAATTGCCCAACCTTTTGCTTTAAATATGTTAGATAGAAATTATGAGAAAACAATTTTAGTATCTTATGCTATTTTTTACATTATCCCAATCATTATTTTTTGTTATCTCTTTAAGAAAAAAGATATTTCAGTTTCGAGTAAAAAAACGGCGCCTCTATCTACCGGGTTTCACACCTATCTCCATTTTTTGAAAAATAAATCATTTTTGCTTTTTGTTCTTATCAATATCCTTATTTGGTCTCTCTATGGCCAGTTATATAATGCTTTTTCATTACATATTGGAGTTAAGTTAAACAATAAAATGTTACTTGGAAATTATTATGTAGCTATGTCTGTATTGATAATTGCTTTTCAATTAATTATTACGAATCTAACTCACAAAATTGATAAAGGAGATCCTACAAAAAATCTATATCGTTCTGCTATTGCATTCGCAATTTCATTTATTTTAATCTACTTCAACAGTATAAATATTCTTTTTGTTATAGCTATTATAATCACTTTTAGTTTAGCTGAAATCCTATTTGGCCCATCACTTGAAGTCTTCGCAATTCAAGTTTGTGGTCATGAAAACAGAAATGTTTGGATTAGTTTAGTTACTATTAGCACAGCTTTGGGCGAGTCTCTGGGTGGTGGCTTGGGCATAAAAATTTATAGTTTATTTGGCAATTATAACACTTATTGGCTTTATGTAGCAATTTACTCTTTTCTAGTCGCTCTCTTTATTTTTTGTGTCCGCTATTTTATTGGCTCTGTGCCAAGCATTCAAACGAAAAATAATAATCCTTTGGAATTGGCTTTTGATAAGATCGGAAATAAAGAAAATTAA
- a CDS encoding DUF4436 family protein: MKFCKGSYMLCSYKNLFAKLCILLILTVILLGQTRAVKSLDIENGDLPIVQINMLSFDDVNAVLSSKTQLFFPPKLVSPNGTLKNEYNFIDLLNFGESILTIKGNKRYAAFDNGLSASYQLDDIVDHFYYPFDKYKINLLFFLDRVNANGTIENIPFKYNCDFCSIRGYNIITHDISKPNQNILTLETYIERPLSTRIIAMINIISMWVLSLVVVFMTISIAKSQMKPEIGTFGFIAGLLFTLPLIRNISPMIPYMGVFIDFIGFFINEFIIAFCMVFTAYYWIVRNKLETT, from the coding sequence ATGAAATTTTGCAAAGGTTCATATATGCTTTGTTCTTATAAAAATCTATTTGCGAAACTATGTATTTTGCTAATCTTAACTGTTATTTTATTAGGGCAAACCCGCGCGGTAAAGTCACTTGATATCGAAAATGGAGATCTCCCAATAGTACAAATTAACATGTTGTCATTTGATGATGTGAATGCTGTTCTCAGCTCAAAGACTCAGCTTTTTTTCCCACCAAAACTTGTATCTCCAAACGGAACTTTAAAAAATGAATATAACTTTATAGATTTATTAAACTTTGGCGAATCTATTTTAACAATAAAAGGCAACAAGCGTTATGCGGCATTTGACAATGGACTCTCAGCAAGTTACCAATTGGACGATATCGTCGATCACTTTTACTATCCCTTTGACAAATACAAAATTAATTTACTGTTTTTTTTAGACAGAGTGAATGCAAACGGCACCATTGAAAATATTCCGTTCAAATATAATTGCGATTTCTGCTCCATTCGCGGATATAATATAATAACTCATGATATATCAAAACCAAATCAAAATATTCTAACATTAGAAACTTATATTGAACGCCCTTTATCCACAAGAATAATTGCTATGATAAATATTATTTCGATGTGGGTTTTATCTTTAGTAGTCGTTTTTATGACAATTAGTATTGCTAAAAGTCAAATGAAACCTGAAATAGGTACGTTTGGTTTTATTGCAGGTCTTCTTTTTACACTTCCTCTTATTCGCAATATTTCACCTATGATTCCATATATGGGTGTTTTTATCGATTTTATCGGATTTTTTATCAATGAATTTATTATTGCATTCTGTATGGTATTTACAGCATATTACTGGATTGTGCGTAATAAATTGGAAACAACCTGA